In Oscillatoria acuminata PCC 6304, a single window of DNA contains:
- the trmD gene encoding tRNA (guanosine(37)-N1)-methyltransferase TrmD, producing MRIDIITLFPDFFTTPLQSSLLGKALDNQIAAVNLVNPRDFTTDKHRRVDDEPYGGGVGMVMKPEPLFAAVESLPILPRREVIFLSPQGQPMNRNLFWEFAQNFDQLVLICGHYEGIDERVMNLVTREVSLGDFVLTGGEIPALALVDGVVRLLPGTVGKPESLEAESFEDGLLDYPHYTRPAQFRDWKVPDVLLSGHHGKIEQWRKAQQLQRTRDRRPDLLQNLDNLSVKDDNSKGDGL from the coding sequence GTGCGAATAGATATTATCACGTTATTTCCCGATTTTTTTACCACCCCACTGCAATCTTCCCTCCTCGGCAAAGCCCTGGATAACCAGATTGCTGCGGTCAATCTCGTTAATCCTCGCGACTTTACGACGGATAAGCATCGTCGAGTCGATGATGAACCATACGGCGGGGGCGTCGGAATGGTCATGAAACCTGAACCTTTATTTGCGGCAGTCGAATCCTTACCCATTCTGCCTCGCCGTGAGGTGATTTTCCTCAGCCCCCAAGGGCAACCGATGAATCGTAACCTGTTCTGGGAATTCGCCCAAAATTTCGATCAACTTGTCTTGATTTGCGGACATTATGAAGGCATTGACGAACGGGTGATGAATCTCGTGACTCGGGAAGTCTCCCTAGGAGATTTCGTCCTCACCGGAGGCGAAATTCCCGCCTTAGCCTTAGTCGATGGGGTCGTCCGCCTGCTTCCGGGAACGGTGGGTAAACCTGAATCCCTAGAAGCTGAAAGTTTTGAGGACGGTTTGCTGGACTATCCCCACTACACCCGTCCGGCCCAATTTCGTGACTGGAAAGTACCGGACGTTTTACTCTCGGGACATCACGGTAAAATTGAGCAGTGGCGCAAAGCACAACAACTGCAACGCACTCGCGATCGCCGCCCGGACCTCCTCCAAAACCTGGACAATCTGTCAGTAAAAGATGACAATTCCAAGGGGGATGGGCTATGA
- a CDS encoding DUF1517 domain-containing protein → MHKFNLTLTTLLCLLLFNEVKIHPSPRPMGEWIEVQSTALARTGGRSRGGSFSRPSPSRSTPSRSTPSRSTPSRSTPSRTTNPPPSRSAPSSSGSGSSNSPSRPNNNPPPTDSTPSRGNTGGRARGGSFEAQPTPAPTPAPTPAPQTTSPSGGGTVVVPVPVPVPQPYYPTPQYSDRPYQDSAGTGLKPAPVVPPTYLPSPTAPATTQPVPGATPSPQSGYAGTQATGNNRFPWKFLLFLLITGGAIAAIWWIRSKRAATPVSELDNDIVTVTKLQVALLASAREIQSHLTDLSLSADLDTPEGLTEFLQESALSLLRHPEYWTHVQTHSETVKSREEAGRVFEQLSIQERSKFSAETLSNVGGKIRQKQSRQQSEGDPASYLVVTLLLGTEDDQPLFGPLHSAEELRSALQQVAAITPDYLLVFELLWSPQEATDSLSYDDLLTQYSDLVQI, encoded by the coding sequence ATGCATAAATTTAATCTCACCTTAACCACTCTCCTTTGCCTCTTGCTCTTTAATGAAGTCAAGATTCACCCCTCGCCCCGCCCAATGGGAGAGTGGATAGAGGTTCAATCCACTGCTTTAGCCCGCACCGGAGGACGAAGCCGAGGGGGGTCTTTCAGTCGCCCCAGCCCCTCCCGTTCTACACCCTCCCGTTCCACCCCCTCCCGTTCCACCCCCTCGCGTTCCACTCCTTCTCGCACCACTAATCCTCCTCCCAGCCGTTCGGCCCCCAGTTCTAGTGGCTCCGGTAGTAGCAACAGCCCCTCACGCCCGAACAATAATCCCCCACCCACAGATTCCACTCCCAGTCGCGGGAATACCGGAGGACGAGCAAGGGGCGGTTCCTTCGAGGCGCAACCCACCCCGGCCCCCACTCCAGCCCCCACTCCAGCCCCCCAAACCACTTCCCCATCCGGAGGCGGAACAGTGGTGGTCCCCGTGCCAGTTCCGGTCCCGCAACCCTACTATCCAACTCCCCAATACAGCGATCGCCCCTATCAGGATTCTGCCGGAACCGGACTCAAACCCGCCCCAGTCGTACCGCCAACATATCTCCCCAGTCCCACAGCACCGGCAACCACCCAACCCGTCCCTGGCGCAACTCCGTCTCCCCAATCGGGCTATGCCGGGACCCAAGCTACTGGGAATAATCGCTTTCCCTGGAAATTTCTACTGTTTTTACTGATTACCGGAGGGGCGATCGCTGCCATCTGGTGGATTCGTTCTAAACGTGCAGCCACCCCCGTCTCAGAACTCGACAATGATATCGTCACCGTCACTAAATTGCAGGTTGCCCTATTAGCTTCCGCCCGAGAGATTCAATCCCATCTCACCGATTTAAGCCTCAGCGCCGACCTCGATACGCCCGAAGGACTGACGGAATTTTTACAAGAATCTGCTTTATCTTTACTCCGCCATCCTGAATATTGGACTCATGTTCAAACCCATTCAGAAACTGTTAAAAGTCGGGAAGAAGCAGGGCGAGTTTTTGAACAATTATCGATTCAAGAACGCAGTAAATTTAGTGCAGAAACCTTGAGTAATGTTGGGGGTAAAATTCGGCAGAAACAATCCCGCCAGCAATCCGAAGGGGACCCCGCCTCTTACCTCGTGGTGACCCTCCTCCTGGGAACGGAAGATGATCAGCCGTTATTCGGTCCCCTCCATTCTGCGGAAGAACTGCGATCGGCCCTCCAACAAGTCGCCGCCATCACCCCAGATTATCTGTTAGTGTTTGAGTTACTCTGGAGTCCCCAAGAAGCCACGGATAGTTTGAGCTATGATGACTTGCTAACTCAGTATAGTGACCTAGTTCAAATTTGA